The following proteins come from a genomic window of Microbacterium sulfonylureivorans:
- a CDS encoding CoA-acylating methylmalonate-semialdehyde dehydrogenase yields MTDTTTLERTDQSATTILEHWVRGAAWAGESERTGSVYNPALGTVQKQVRFASTADVGAAVDVASEAWAGWRDASIAKRQGVLFAFRELLNARKGELAEILTSEHGKVLSDALGEIARGMEVVEFACGLGHLTKGAYSENVSTGIDVYTLRQPLGVVGIISPFNFPAMVPLWFFSVALAAGNAVILKPSEKDPTAANWMAALLKEAGLPDGVLNVVHGDKEAVDALLEHPDVKAISFVGSTPIAKYVYETATGHGKRVQALGGAKNHMLILPDADLDLAADAAVNAGFGSAGERCMAISVVLAVDTIADEFVQKVSERMATLRTGDGMRGCDMGPLITGQHRDKVTSYIDVASSDGASVVVDGRDVEIDGDPGGFWLGPTLIDKVPTTSSVYKDEIFGPVLSVVRVEGYEDGLGIINSSLYGNGTAIFTNDGGAARRFQREAQVGMIGINVPIPVPVAYHSFGGWKASLFGDAKAYGPHGFEFFTAEKAITSRWLDPSHGGLNLGFPQHD; encoded by the coding sequence ATGACCGACACCACGACCCTGGAGCGGACCGACCAGTCCGCGACCACGATCCTCGAGCACTGGGTGCGGGGGGCGGCCTGGGCCGGCGAGTCCGAACGGACCGGGTCCGTCTACAACCCCGCGCTGGGAACGGTGCAGAAGCAGGTGAGGTTCGCCTCGACAGCGGATGTCGGAGCCGCCGTCGACGTGGCGTCCGAGGCCTGGGCGGGATGGCGCGACGCGTCGATCGCCAAGCGGCAGGGCGTGCTGTTCGCCTTCCGCGAGCTGCTGAACGCCCGCAAGGGCGAGCTCGCCGAGATCCTCACCTCGGAGCACGGCAAGGTCCTCTCCGATGCGCTCGGCGAGATCGCGCGAGGCATGGAGGTCGTCGAGTTCGCGTGCGGCCTCGGCCACCTCACGAAGGGCGCCTACTCCGAGAACGTCTCGACGGGCATCGACGTCTACACGCTGCGCCAGCCGCTCGGCGTCGTGGGCATCATCAGCCCGTTCAACTTCCCGGCGATGGTTCCGCTGTGGTTCTTCTCCGTGGCCCTCGCGGCCGGCAACGCCGTGATCCTGAAGCCCAGCGAGAAGGACCCGACCGCCGCGAACTGGATGGCGGCGCTCCTCAAGGAGGCAGGGCTCCCCGACGGCGTGCTGAACGTCGTGCACGGCGACAAGGAGGCGGTCGACGCCCTCCTCGAGCACCCCGACGTCAAGGCGATCTCTTTCGTCGGCTCGACGCCGATCGCGAAGTACGTCTACGAGACGGCGACCGGTCACGGCAAGCGCGTGCAGGCCCTCGGCGGCGCCAAGAACCACATGCTGATCCTCCCGGACGCCGACCTCGACCTCGCCGCCGACGCCGCGGTCAACGCCGGCTTCGGCTCGGCGGGCGAGCGCTGCATGGCGATCTCGGTCGTCCTCGCCGTCGACACGATCGCCGACGAGTTCGTGCAGAAGGTGTCCGAGCGCATGGCGACCCTGCGCACCGGCGACGGCATGCGCGGCTGCGACATGGGCCCGCTCATCACCGGCCAGCACCGCGACAAGGTCACGTCCTACATCGACGTCGCCTCGTCCGACGGCGCCTCCGTCGTCGTCGACGGCCGCGACGTCGAGATCGACGGCGACCCCGGCGGCTTCTGGCTCGGACCCACCCTCATCGACAAGGTGCCGACGACCTCGTCCGTGTACAAGGACGAGATCTTCGGCCCGGTGCTCTCGGTCGTCCGCGTCGAGGGCTACGAGGACGGCCTCGGCATCATCAACTCGAGCCTCTACGGCAACGGCACCGCGATCTTCACGAACGACGGCGGCGCAGCCCGGCGCTTCCAGCGCGAAGCGCAGGTCGGCATGATCGGCATCAACGTGCCGATCCCCGTCCCGGTCGCGTACCACTCGTTCGGCGGCTGGAAGGCCTCGCTGTTCGGCGACGCGAAGGCGTACGGTCCGCACGGCTTCGAGTTCTTCACGGCCGAGAAGGCGATCACGTCGCGCTGGCTCGACCCGTCGCACGGAGGCCTGAACCTGGGCTTCCCGCAGCACGACTGA
- a CDS encoding aspartate aminotransferase family protein translates to MTTPDLDAMAKALDREHVFHSWSAQAGLDLPVIAGGSGTVVWDHAGNRMLDFASQLVNVNIGHQHPAVVAAIQKQAGELATIGPATANLTRGQAAERILSKAPDGFAKVFFTNGGADANENAIRMARLHCAARGDVGRETILSTYRSYHGNTGAAIVATGDWRRMPNQYARGHAHFFGPYLYRSEFWATTPEEESARALHHLERVIQSEGPATIAAILLESVPGTAGILLPPPGYLAGVRALCDRYGILLILDEVMCGFGRTGRWFAFQGYDVVPDLIVFAKGVNSGYVPVGGVVISDAVSATFDERVFPGGLTYSGHPLAAASIIASIDAMEDEGIVEHARRIGAEAIGPGLRDLEARHPLIGEVRGEGVFWAMELVSDRETREPVGADVIGKLKKELSSRGLLPFAADNRIHVVPPCVVTDAEVSQAMTIYDEALTSVEEDLF, encoded by the coding sequence ATGACCACACCAGACCTGGACGCCATGGCGAAGGCGCTCGACCGCGAGCACGTCTTCCACTCCTGGTCGGCGCAGGCGGGCCTCGATCTCCCCGTGATCGCCGGCGGCTCCGGCACCGTCGTGTGGGACCACGCGGGCAATCGGATGCTCGACTTCGCCAGTCAGCTCGTCAACGTCAACATCGGGCACCAGCATCCCGCTGTCGTCGCGGCGATCCAGAAGCAGGCCGGCGAGCTCGCGACGATCGGCCCCGCCACCGCCAACCTCACCCGCGGCCAGGCCGCCGAGCGCATCCTGTCGAAGGCGCCCGACGGGTTCGCGAAGGTGTTCTTCACCAACGGCGGCGCCGACGCCAACGAGAACGCCATCCGCATGGCCCGCCTCCACTGTGCCGCCAGAGGGGATGTGGGCCGCGAGACGATCCTGTCGACGTACCGCTCGTACCACGGCAACACCGGCGCGGCGATCGTCGCGACGGGCGACTGGCGACGGATGCCGAACCAGTACGCCCGCGGACACGCGCACTTCTTCGGCCCCTACCTCTACCGCAGCGAGTTCTGGGCGACGACGCCCGAGGAGGAGTCCGCGCGGGCCCTGCACCACCTCGAGCGGGTGATCCAGTCCGAGGGGCCGGCGACGATCGCCGCGATCCTCCTCGAGTCGGTGCCCGGCACGGCCGGCATCCTCCTGCCGCCGCCCGGGTACCTCGCCGGTGTGCGCGCCCTGTGCGACCGCTACGGCATCCTGCTGATCCTCGACGAGGTCATGTGCGGGTTCGGCCGCACCGGGCGCTGGTTCGCGTTCCAGGGGTACGACGTCGTGCCCGACCTCATCGTCTTCGCGAAGGGCGTCAACTCCGGCTACGTGCCGGTGGGCGGCGTCGTCATCTCGGACGCGGTGTCGGCGACGTTCGACGAGCGGGTCTTCCCCGGTGGGCTGACCTACTCCGGGCACCCGCTGGCCGCGGCATCCATCATCGCCTCCATCGACGCGATGGAGGACGAGGGCATCGTCGAGCACGCCCGGCGCATCGGCGCCGAGGCGATCGGCCCCGGACTGCGCGACCTCGAGGCGCGGCATCCGCTGATCGGCGAGGTCCGCGGCGAGGGCGTCTTCTGGGCCATGGAGCTCGTCTCCGATCGCGAGACGCGCGAGCCCGTCGGGGCCGACGTGATCGGAAAGCTCAAGAAGGAGCTGTCGTCGCGGGGCCTGCTGCCGTTCGCCGCCGACAACCGGATCCACGTCGTGCCGCCCTGCGTCGTCACGGACGCAGAGGTATCCCAGGCCATGACGATTTACGATGAAGCCTTGACGAGCGTCGAAGAAGACCTCTTCTGA
- a CDS encoding ABC transporter substrate-binding protein, producing the protein MRHSTRRALATGAFALSAALLLAGCSGGDDAPSESGDPEAGDLTPVKLQLQWLPQAQFAGYFAAIDQGYFEEEGLEVEIIPSGGDIVPQDALANGDVDYAIAWVPKVLGSIEAGANLTDIAQIFQRSGTLQVSWADSGIDSVADFEGKTIGSWGFGNEWEIFAAMAAEGLDSTTVQIITQDFNMNAFLQGDIDAAQAMTYNEYAQLLETVDPDTGELYQPEDFNVISYQDTVGAMLQDAIWADTARLESDEEYAATTVAFLKAVVKGWAFARDNPDEAAAITLANGSAWGPSHELWMMNEINKLIWPSPDGIGIIDEAAWQQTVDGALAAVNETGAHLITEEPPASAWSNEYIQQALDELEADGVDLTGDGFSPIEVELQEGGN; encoded by the coding sequence ATGAGACACAGCACACGTCGCGCGCTCGCGACAGGCGCGTTCGCCCTGTCGGCCGCGCTTCTGCTCGCCGGATGCTCCGGCGGAGACGACGCCCCCTCCGAAAGCGGCGACCCCGAAGCCGGTGACCTGACGCCGGTGAAGCTCCAGCTCCAGTGGCTCCCCCAGGCGCAGTTCGCCGGCTATTTCGCGGCGATCGACCAGGGGTACTTCGAGGAGGAGGGTCTGGAGGTCGAGATCATCCCGTCCGGCGGCGACATCGTGCCGCAGGATGCCCTCGCCAACGGCGACGTCGACTACGCGATCGCGTGGGTGCCGAAGGTGCTCGGATCGATCGAGGCCGGCGCCAACCTGACCGACATCGCGCAGATCTTCCAGCGCTCGGGCACGCTCCAGGTGTCGTGGGCCGATTCGGGCATCGACTCGGTCGCCGACTTCGAGGGCAAGACGATCGGCTCCTGGGGCTTCGGCAACGAGTGGGAGATCTTCGCGGCGATGGCCGCGGAGGGCCTCGACTCGACCACGGTGCAGATCATCACGCAGGACTTCAACATGAACGCCTTCCTGCAGGGCGACATCGACGCGGCCCAGGCGATGACCTACAACGAGTACGCGCAGCTGCTCGAGACCGTCGACCCCGACACCGGCGAGCTCTACCAGCCAGAGGACTTCAACGTCATCAGCTACCAGGACACGGTCGGCGCCATGCTGCAGGACGCGATCTGGGCCGACACCGCGCGACTCGAGAGCGACGAGGAGTACGCCGCGACGACGGTGGCCTTCCTGAAGGCCGTCGTCAAGGGCTGGGCGTTCGCGCGCGACAACCCCGACGAGGCCGCGGCGATCACGCTCGCGAACGGCTCCGCCTGGGGTCCGAGCCACGAGCTGTGGATGATGAACGAGATCAACAAGCTCATCTGGCCGTCGCCGGACGGCATCGGCATCATCGACGAGGCGGCGTGGCAGCAGACGGTCGACGGGGCCCTGGCCGCCGTCAACGAGACCGGCGCGCACCTCATCACCGAGGAGCCGCCGGCGAGCGCCTGGTCGAACGAGTACATCCAGCAGGCGCTGGACGAGCTCGAGGCCGATGGCGTCGACCTCACCGGCGACGGGTTCAGCCCGATCGAGGTCGAACTGCAGGAGGGCGGCAACTAG
- a CDS encoding ABC transporter permease, which yields MTAAPATSSPATPLRRTGWSPAAERRLRVIAPIVVGLLGLALWQFLVTVVGVSDYLLPSPEAILQQLVEFWPAILSATIVTGTNALIGLVVGTLLAILLAALASRWRAIDGMSAPIVASLAVVPIVALAPVLNSMFGADSQFGRQAIAALAAFVPVFVNTLRGLLQTRPVHRDLMRVYAASGGETFRKVTLPTAVPYLMTGIRIASSLAVISALVAEYFGGPRGGLGTFIATSAATSAYARAWAYVAAAIALGLVFYLATALLEWLVLRRIPTGGPR from the coding sequence GCCTCCGCGTCATCGCGCCGATCGTCGTCGGCCTTCTGGGGCTCGCCCTGTGGCAGTTCCTCGTCACCGTCGTCGGCGTCTCGGACTACCTGCTGCCGAGCCCCGAAGCGATCCTGCAGCAGCTCGTGGAGTTCTGGCCGGCGATCCTGTCGGCGACGATCGTCACCGGCACCAACGCGCTCATCGGCCTCGTGGTCGGAACGCTGCTGGCGATCCTGCTCGCCGCCCTCGCGTCGCGCTGGCGGGCGATCGACGGGATGTCGGCGCCCATCGTCGCATCACTCGCGGTCGTCCCCATCGTCGCCCTGGCGCCCGTGCTCAATTCCATGTTCGGCGCCGACAGCCAATTCGGCCGGCAGGCGATCGCCGCGCTCGCGGCGTTCGTGCCGGTGTTCGTCAACACCCTTCGCGGCCTGCTCCAGACGCGGCCCGTGCACCGCGACCTCATGCGCGTGTACGCCGCCTCGGGCGGCGAGACGTTCCGCAAGGTGACCCTCCCCACCGCCGTGCCGTACCTCATGACCGGCATCCGGATCGCCAGCTCGCTCGCGGTGATCTCGGCCCTCGTCGCGGAGTACTTCGGCGGCCCGCGCGGCGGGCTCGGCACCTTCATCGCGACCTCGGCCGCCACGAGCGCCTACGCCCGCGCCTGGGCGTACGTCGCGGCCGCGATCGCGCTCGGACTCGTCTTCTACCTGGCGACGGCCCTGCTCGAGTGGCTCGTGCTCCGCCGCATCCCGACCGGAGGCCCGCGATGA